One Aliiroseovarius sediminilitoris DNA window includes the following coding sequences:
- a CDS encoding glycosyltransferase family protein, whose translation MRYDGLTDFLSTGAKALAKGPVAMIFVEDLVEVDSTITHHQNAGFSEILVFAPDVLDLPDALEKTIHRIPYVIAHEGALEHAVNKVIDAAPGIWLYYCFNAEYLFYPFCETRSIGELLAFHAEERRDAVLTYVVDLYADDLSRHPNAVALDHAFLDKSGYYALGRPDEDGTPRERQLDFFGGLRWRFEEHIPTARRKIDRISVFRAKKGLKLRPNHTFSDEEYNTYACPWHNNITVAIASFRTAKALKSNAGSTFEISSFKWHNSTQFKWTSQQLLDLGLMEPGQWF comes from the coding sequence ATGCGGTATGATGGCCTGACAGATTTCCTGAGCACCGGTGCCAAGGCACTGGCCAAAGGGCCTGTCGCGATGATCTTCGTTGAAGATCTGGTTGAGGTGGACAGCACCATCACCCACCACCAGAATGCCGGATTTTCCGAGATTCTGGTGTTCGCTCCTGACGTGCTGGACCTGCCCGACGCGCTGGAGAAGACGATCCACCGGATCCCTTATGTGATCGCCCACGAAGGGGCTTTGGAACACGCGGTCAACAAAGTCATCGACGCCGCGCCCGGCATCTGGCTCTACTACTGTTTCAACGCCGAGTATCTGTTTTATCCATTCTGCGAAACACGGTCTATCGGAGAGCTTCTGGCCTTTCATGCGGAAGAACGCCGCGACGCGGTGCTGACCTATGTTGTCGATCTTTATGCCGACGATTTGTCGCGGCATCCCAATGCTGTGGCGCTGGATCATGCCTTTCTGGACAAGTCCGGCTATTACGCATTGGGTCGCCCTGACGAAGACGGCACCCCGCGCGAACGTCAGTTGGACTTCTTTGGGGGGCTGCGTTGGCGGTTCGAGGAACACATTCCGACCGCGCGCCGGAAAATCGACCGAATCTCGGTCTTTCGCGCGAAGAAGGGACTGAAGCTGCGTCCCAACCACACCTTCAGCGATGAAGAATACAATACCTATGCCTGCCCGTGGCATAACAATATCACGGTCGCGATCGCCAGCTTTCGAACCGCCAAGGCGTTGAAATCCAATGCGGGATCAACCTTCGAGATTTCAAGCTTCAAGTGGCACAATTCGACCCAATTCAAATGGACGTCGCAACAACTTCTGGACCTTGGGCTGATGGAACCGGGGCAGTGGTTTTAG
- a CDS encoding zinc-binding dehydrogenase, producing MDTIKAAVCHAFGEPLVVEDISIRAPEGSEVEVTLDAVAICHSDITYMQGDWGGSLPAVYGHEAAGRISALGNHVRGLSVGEPVVVTLIRACQSCSNCASGSPVTCTTPYDGDHGPIKTQEGGKLHQAMATGGFAERVVVEQSQVVRIPDEMAMDVASLLACGVITGVGAAVNAANIRPGEVVVVIGAGGVGLNAIQGARIAGASRIIAVDMTEDKLDTAIEFGATDGVLATTEAPWKSAFKAAGRGADAVLVTVGAIPAYDSAPRYLAAGGKVVMVGMPPSGGLSQYEPVILAALGQGMVGSKMGDVVIQRDIPWMIDLYQQGRLKLDELISGRWRLDQINEAIADTKSGAARRNVIIFDRR from the coding sequence ATGGACACAATCAAAGCCGCCGTCTGTCATGCGTTTGGCGAACCCCTTGTGGTCGAAGATATCTCTATCCGTGCACCTGAAGGCAGCGAAGTCGAAGTGACATTGGACGCGGTTGCCATTTGTCACAGCGACATAACCTATATGCAGGGCGATTGGGGCGGCTCGTTACCCGCTGTCTATGGTCATGAAGCCGCCGGGCGTATCAGTGCGTTGGGCAATCACGTCAGGGGTCTGTCAGTGGGCGAACCGGTCGTCGTGACATTAATCCGTGCCTGTCAGTCCTGCTCCAATTGCGCGTCGGGATCACCTGTGACCTGCACAACCCCCTATGACGGTGATCATGGGCCGATCAAAACGCAAGAGGGCGGCAAATTGCATCAGGCCATGGCCACCGGCGGTTTTGCCGAACGTGTGGTTGTGGAGCAAAGCCAAGTGGTTCGGATACCCGACGAAATGGCGATGGATGTCGCGTCACTTCTGGCCTGTGGCGTGATCACCGGCGTGGGGGCGGCCGTGAATGCCGCCAATATTCGCCCCGGAGAAGTCGTGGTGGTGATCGGAGCTGGCGGCGTCGGGCTGAACGCCATTCAAGGCGCGCGCATTGCCGGGGCGTCGCGCATCATCGCCGTCGACATGACCGAAGACAAGTTGGACACCGCTATTGAGTTCGGGGCAACCGACGGCGTTCTGGCAACCACGGAAGCACCCTGGAAATCAGCCTTCAAAGCTGCGGGGCGTGGGGCGGATGCGGTGCTTGTCACAGTCGGCGCGATCCCGGCCTATGACAGCGCCCCGCGCTATCTTGCAGCCGGTGGCAAGGTGGTGATGGTCGGCATGCCCCCTTCCGGCGGTCTATCCCAGTACGAACCAGTGATCCTTGCCGCCCTCGGCCAAGGCATGGTGGGCAGCAAGATGGGCGATGTGGTGATCCAACGGGACATTCCTTGGATGATAGACTTGTACCAGCAAGGTCGGTTGAAGCTGGACGAGTTGATCTCGGGACGCTGGCGTCTGGATCAGATCAACGAGGCGATCGCCGACACAAAATCCGGCGCGGCCCGGCGCAATGTCATCATCTTTGATCGCCGTTAG
- the irrA gene encoding iron response transcriptional regulator IrrA: MDQNGDTTEATWLASAGLRPTRQRLSLAQLLIGDGQHRHVTAESLYEASRDSDERVSLATVYNTLRVFSEAGLLREITVNGARSYFDTNVTNHPHFFWEDTEELMDAPDEDLKISQLPTAPAGTEIAKVDVVIRLRRK; the protein is encoded by the coding sequence ATGGACCAAAACGGTGACACGACCGAAGCGACATGGCTGGCAAGCGCAGGCCTGCGTCCGACGCGGCAAAGGCTTTCGTTGGCGCAGCTTCTGATTGGCGACGGTCAGCATCGGCACGTGACTGCGGAAAGCCTGTATGAGGCGTCGCGCGACAGCGATGAACGGGTCTCGCTTGCCACGGTCTATAATACACTTCGCGTGTTCTCGGAAGCCGGGCTTCTGCGCGAGATCACGGTGAATGGTGCCCGCAGCTATTTCGACACCAATGTCACCAATCACCCGCATTTTTTCTGGGAAGACACAGAAGAATTGATGGATGCGCCGGACGAGGACCTCAAAATCTCGCAACTCCCCACAGCGCCCGCCGGGACTGAGATTGCAAAGGTCGATGTGGTGATCCGGTTGCGCCGGAAATAA
- a CDS encoding threonine ammonia-lyase — MNIDDIRAANACLEGHVRRTPLLTSSFLDDIAGRRVFVKPECLQHTGSFKFRGAWNAISKLSDAQRKQGVIAFSSGNHAQGIAMAASAAGAPSVIVMPSDAPRQKIDNTRALGGEVVLYDRAGEDRDQIGAQLASERGLTLIKPFDNFDVIAGQGTVGLEIATQARAMGIEKTAVLVPCGGGGLTSGIALALEADAPGFRVHPVEPEGFDDVARSLQSGRIERNPRLSGSICDAIITPSPGDLTFPILKRLCGSGLSVPDEDCLRAMSAAFNRLKIVIEPGAAVALAAALFHADQIEGDTVIAVVSGGNVDGPVFAGALTRFA, encoded by the coding sequence GTGAATATCGACGATATCCGTGCCGCCAACGCCTGCCTTGAGGGGCATGTGCGTCGCACGCCTCTGCTCACATCTTCCTTCCTGGACGACATCGCCGGCCGGCGAGTTTTCGTGAAGCCCGAATGCCTGCAACATACGGGAAGTTTCAAGTTTCGCGGCGCATGGAATGCGATCTCGAAACTGTCGGACGCACAGCGCAAACAAGGCGTTATTGCCTTTTCATCGGGCAATCATGCGCAGGGTATCGCGATGGCGGCATCGGCGGCTGGTGCACCATCGGTCATCGTCATGCCGTCGGACGCCCCGCGTCAGAAGATCGACAACACCCGTGCGCTGGGGGGCGAGGTTGTGCTGTATGACCGAGCAGGTGAGGACCGGGACCAAATCGGAGCGCAATTGGCGTCCGAACGCGGACTGACCCTGATCAAGCCCTTCGACAATTTCGACGTGATCGCCGGGCAGGGCACGGTCGGGCTTGAGATTGCTACCCAAGCCCGCGCAATGGGCATCGAAAAGACCGCCGTGCTGGTTCCCTGTGGCGGGGGCGGACTGACCTCGGGCATCGCGCTGGCGTTGGAAGCAGACGCGCCCGGTTTCCGGGTGCACCCGGTCGAACCCGAGGGGTTCGACGATGTCGCCCGCTCGCTGCAATCGGGGCGGATCGAACGCAACCCGCGCTTGTCCGGGTCGATCTGTGATGCCATCATCACCCCATCGCCGGGCGATCTGACCTTTCCCATTCTGAAACGCCTCTGCGGCTCCGGCTTGTCCGTGCCCGACGAGGATTGCCTGCGCGCCATGTCTGCGGCGTTCAACCGCCTGAAGATCGTCATCGAACCGGGTGCGGCGGTGGCGCTTGCGGCCGCCCTGTTTCACGCCGATCAGATCGAAGGTGACACTGTCATCGCGGTTGTGTCCGGTGGCAATGTTGACGGGCCGGTCTTTGCGGGCGCATTGACCCGTTTTGCCTGA
- the miaB gene encoding tRNA (N6-isopentenyl adenosine(37)-C2)-methylthiotransferase MiaB, which translates to MSDQKKLFIRTYGCQMNVYDSERMAEALGADGYIETDTPDDADMILLNTCHIREKAAEKVYSELGRFKGLKADKPDLKIGVAGCVAQAEGQEIMRRQPLVDLVVGPQTYHRLPQMMAQVAKGEKAMDTDFPEEDKFEHLPGRHGAKKAMRNPSAFLTVQEGCDKFCAFCVVPYTRGAEVSRPVDRILREAHDLVERGVREITLLGQNVNAYHGAGEGGDWSLARLIWALDTIDGLERIRFTTSHPNDMNDDLIEAHGTCAKLMPYLHLPVQSGSDKILKRMNRSHTADSYLRLIERIREARPDILLSGDFIVGFPEEDDQDFEDTMSLIREVNYGQAYSFKYSTRPGTPAAERALVDDAVATDRLHRLQALLTDQQRSIQQSMVGKEVGVLFEKKGRLDGQMVGKSDHLHAVHVHAPDGQVGELRRVKIVESSTNSLAGELVV; encoded by the coding sequence ATGTCCGACCAGAAAAAACTCTTCATTCGCACCTATGGCTGCCAGATGAATGTCTATGACAGCGAACGTATGGCCGAGGCGCTGGGCGCGGATGGCTATATCGAAACCGACACGCCGGATGATGCGGATATGATCCTGCTCAATACCTGTCATATTCGCGAGAAAGCGGCCGAGAAGGTCTACTCCGAGCTTGGTCGCTTCAAAGGTCTGAAGGCGGACAAACCCGATCTGAAAATCGGCGTGGCGGGTTGCGTGGCGCAGGCCGAGGGCCAAGAGATCATGCGCCGCCAGCCGCTGGTCGATCTGGTGGTCGGTCCGCAAACCTATCACCGCCTGCCACAGATGATGGCGCAGGTGGCGAAAGGCGAAAAGGCGATGGACACCGATTTTCCCGAGGAAGACAAGTTTGAACACCTGCCCGGGCGGCACGGGGCCAAGAAAGCCATGCGCAACCCGTCGGCGTTTCTGACCGTGCAGGAAGGCTGCGACAAGTTCTGCGCCTTCTGCGTCGTGCCTTATACACGTGGAGCCGAAGTCAGCCGCCCGGTTGACCGCATCTTGCGCGAAGCGCACGATCTGGTTGAGCGTGGCGTGCGCGAAATCACCCTTCTGGGGCAGAACGTCAACGCCTATCACGGTGCAGGCGAGGGGGGCGATTGGTCGCTGGCGCGCCTGATCTGGGCGCTCGACACGATTGACGGGTTGGAGCGAATCCGCTTCACCACGTCGCATCCGAATGACATGAATGATGATCTGATCGAAGCGCACGGCACATGTGCGAAGCTGATGCCCTATCTGCATCTACCCGTGCAATCCGGGTCCGACAAGATACTGAAACGGATGAACCGCAGCCATACCGCCGACAGCTATCTGCGCCTGATCGAACGCATCCGCGAAGCGCGCCCCGATATTCTGCTGTCGGGCGATTTCATTGTCGGCTTCCCCGAAGAAGATGATCAGGATTTCGAGGATACGATGTCCCTGATCCGCGAAGTGAATTACGGACAGGCCTATAGCTTCAAATATTCGACCCGTCCCGGCACCCCGGCGGCAGAGCGTGCGCTTGTGGACGATGCAGTGGCGACAGATCGTCTGCACCGCTTGCAGGCACTTCTGACGGACCAGCAACGCAGCATTCAGCAGAGCATGGTCGGCAAAGAAGTCGGTGTGCTGTTTGAAAAGAAAGGGCGGCTTGACGGGCAGATGGTAGGTAAATCCGACCATCTTCATGCCGTGCATGTCCATGCCCCGGACGGGCAGGTCGGAGAGCTGCGGCGTGTGAAGATCGTAGAAAGCAGCACCAACTCGCTTGCGGGCGAATTGGTTGTGTAG
- the fabB gene encoding beta-ketoacyl-ACP synthase I translates to MRRVVVTGLGIVSAIGNNKNEVLASLKAGKSGITANQDMIDHGFRSQVAGKPDIDISAHVDKRALRFMGPGAAYAHIAMTQAIADAGLGEDDIVNPRTGLVAGSGGPSTSAMFAAHQTALKTGATKRIGPFAVPKCMGSTISANLATAFKIKGINYSITSACSTSLHCIGNAAEQIMMGKQDMMFAGGGEELDWTLSCLFDAMGAMSSKYNDTPEKASRAFDANRDGFVIGGGGAILVLEDLEHAKARGAKIYAEVTGYGATSDGHDMVAPSGEGGERAMRLALQSLPDTRKVGYINAHGTSTPVGDVGEVEAVRRVFGEGTTPPISSTKSMTGHSQGATGAQEAVYCLLMLEHDFITPSINVEELDPAIKPAEIATELVENAGLDTVMTNSFGFGGTNGSMLLSKYRD, encoded by the coding sequence ATGCGTCGTGTCGTCGTTACCGGTCTGGGCATCGTCTCGGCCATCGGGAACAACAAGAACGAGGTTCTGGCCTCGCTCAAGGCTGGCAAATCCGGCATCACCGCCAATCAGGACATGATCGACCACGGGTTCCGCAGCCAGGTTGCCGGCAAACCCGATATCGACATTTCCGCGCATGTGGACAAGCGCGCGCTTCGGTTCATGGGGCCAGGTGCGGCCTATGCGCATATCGCGATGACCCAGGCGATTGCCGATGCCGGGCTGGGCGAGGATGACATCGTGAACCCGCGCACAGGGCTGGTTGCCGGGTCGGGCGGACCATCGACCAGTGCGATGTTTGCCGCGCATCAGACCGCCTTGAAGACCGGGGCGACCAAGCGGATCGGGCCGTTCGCGGTGCCGAAATGTATGGGGTCGACGATCTCCGCAAACCTTGCGACTGCGTTCAAGATCAAGGGAATCAATTATTCGATCACGTCCGCCTGTTCGACGTCGCTGCATTGCATCGGCAATGCAGCCGAGCAGATCATGATGGGCAAGCAGGACATGATGTTCGCAGGCGGGGGCGAGGAACTCGACTGGACCTTGTCTTGCCTGTTTGACGCGATGGGCGCGATGTCTTCGAAATACAATGACACGCCCGAAAAGGCGTCGCGCGCTTTTGATGCGAACCGCGACGGGTTCGTCATTGGAGGTGGTGGAGCAATATTGGTCTTGGAGGACCTTGAACACGCAAAAGCGCGCGGTGCGAAGATCTATGCCGAAGTCACCGGCTATGGTGCCACGTCGGACGGCCACGACATGGTTGCCCCGTCGGGTGAAGGCGGCGAACGTGCAATGCGGCTTGCCCTGCAATCCCTGCCTGATACGCGAAAAGTGGGATATATAAACGCCCACGGCACCTCGACCCCCGTTGGTGATGTCGGAGAAGTGGAAGCCGTGCGGCGTGTCTTCGGCGAGGGAACAACCCCGCCCATCAGCTCGACGAAGTCGATGACGGGCCACAGCCAGGGCGCCACCGGCGCACAAGAGGCCGTGTATTGCCTGTTGATGCTGGAACACGATTTCATCACACCTTCGATCAATGTCGAGGAGTTGGACCCAGCCATCAAACCCGCCGAGATTGCCACCGAACTTGTCGAAAACGCCGGGCTAGATACTGTGATGACCAACAGTTTCGGGTTCGGTGGGACCAATGGCTCGATGCTTTTAAGCAAATATCGCGACTGA
- a CDS encoding alpha/beta fold hydrolase, protein MDNFIARDGLTLAYRDEGEGLPVLALSGLTRNSDDFNFVAPHLSRIRLIRMDYRGRGASDWGPYQTYTVPQEADDALMLLDHLGIDRAAILGTSRGGLIAMGIAVAAKNRLLGACLNDIGPVIDPRGLDYIKGFIGRQPTARFYKDAAQARAQIMEAAGFRNVPAQRWNAEVRHLYSQTETGLKNRYDPALREAVLEAGAQPAPDLWPYFDALQGLPVALIHGENSDILNDGTVEEMRRRNPDLRYGRVADRGHVPFLDEPEALETIHEWLEDLR, encoded by the coding sequence ATGGACAACTTTATCGCACGGGATGGCCTGACGCTGGCCTATCGGGATGAAGGCGAAGGGCTGCCGGTTTTGGCGCTGTCCGGGCTGACCCGCAATTCGGACGATTTCAATTTTGTTGCCCCACATCTGTCACGTATCCGCTTGATCCGCATGGATTATCGCGGCCGTGGTGCGTCGGATTGGGGTCCGTATCAGACATACACCGTTCCGCAGGAAGCCGACGACGCGCTGATGCTACTGGACCATCTGGGCATTGATCGGGCTGCGATCCTTGGCACATCGCGCGGGGGGTTGATCGCGATGGGGATCGCCGTTGCCGCGAAAAACCGTTTGCTGGGGGCGTGCCTGAACGACATCGGCCCGGTGATCGACCCGCGCGGGCTGGACTATATCAAGGGCTTCATAGGCCGCCAGCCAACCGCCCGGTTTTACAAAGACGCAGCCCAAGCACGCGCCCAGATCATGGAAGCAGCGGGCTTTCGAAATGTCCCGGCCCAGCGTTGGAACGCCGAAGTGCGTCACCTGTATTCGCAGACCGAAACCGGGCTGAAGAACCGGTACGACCCAGCCCTGCGCGAGGCTGTTCTGGAAGCAGGCGCACAACCGGCGCCCGACCTCTGGCCCTATTTCGATGCTCTGCAAGGTCTGCCGGTGGCGTTGATCCACGGGGAAAACTCGGACATTTTGAACGATGGCACCGTCGAAGAGATGCGGCGCCGAAACCCCGACCTTCGCTATGGACGCGTTGCGGACCGTGGTCACGTTCCTTTTCTGGACGAACCCGAAGCGTTGGAAACGATTCACGAGTGGTTGGAGGATTTGCGGTGA
- a CDS encoding enoyl-ACP reductase FabI → MAGLMQGKRGLIMGVANNRSIAWGIAQAMANEGAELAFSYQGDAFGQRVQPLAASVGSDLLVDMDVTNDDALDRGFDALWSKWDSIDFLVHAIAYSDKNELTGRFVDTSRANFKNSMDISCYSLIEVARRAAPKMTDGGTILTLTYGGSNRVTPFYNVMGVAKAALEASVRYLANDLGPDGIRVNAISPGPMKTLAGAAIGGARKTFRHTEANSPMRQNATLESIGGTAVYLASEYGACTTGEIITVDCGFHVLGMPQPENL, encoded by the coding sequence ATGGCAGGGCTTATGCAAGGAAAACGCGGCCTCATCATGGGGGTTGCCAATAACCGTTCAATCGCGTGGGGCATCGCGCAGGCGATGGCAAATGAAGGTGCAGAGCTTGCGTTTTCGTACCAGGGCGATGCGTTCGGACAACGTGTTCAGCCACTGGCGGCATCAGTCGGGTCTGATCTCTTGGTTGATATGGATGTGACCAATGACGACGCGCTGGACAGGGGGTTCGATGCGCTGTGGTCCAAGTGGGACAGTATCGACTTTCTGGTCCACGCCATTGCCTATTCCGACAAGAACGAACTGACGGGCCGGTTCGTCGATACCAGCCGCGCAAACTTCAAGAACTCGATGGATATCAGTTGCTATTCCTTGATCGAGGTTGCGCGCCGCGCCGCGCCCAAGATGACGGACGGCGGCACGATCCTGACCCTGACCTATGGCGGGTCCAACCGTGTGACGCCGTTCTATAACGTCATGGGGGTGGCCAAGGCGGCGCTGGAGGCGTCGGTCCGCTATCTGGCCAACGACCTTGGCCCCGATGGTATCCGCGTGAATGCGATTTCCCCTGGCCCGATGAAAACGCTTGCGGGTGCGGCCATTGGCGGGGCGCGCAAGACGTTCCGACATACGGAAGCAAACTCGCCCATGCGGCAGAACGCGACGCTGGAAAGCATTGGGGGAACTGCGGTTTATCTGGCGTCTGAATATGGCGCATGCACAACCGGCGAGATCATCACCGTCGATTGCGGTTTTCATGTGCTTGGGATGCCCCAGCCTGAGAATCTCTGA
- the fabA gene encoding bifunctional 3-hydroxydecanoyl-ACP dehydratase/trans-2-decenoyl-ACP isomerase produces MADYPTSFDKEGLLKCARGELFGPGNAQLPAPPMLMMDRITDISGDGGAHGKGHVIAEFDITPDLWFFDCHFPGNPIMPGCLGLDGLWQLTGFNLGWRGWQGRGYALGVGEVKLTGMVRPDRKMLTYKIDFTKAIQTRRLTMGVADGIVEADGEVIYQVKDMKVALSES; encoded by the coding sequence ATGGCGGATTATCCGACGAGTTTCGATAAGGAAGGTCTTCTGAAATGTGCGCGGGGCGAGTTGTTTGGCCCCGGCAATGCACAGCTTCCGGCCCCCCCTATGCTGATGATGGACCGCATTACGGATATTTCAGGGGATGGCGGAGCGCATGGCAAAGGGCATGTGATTGCCGAGTTCGACATCACCCCCGACCTTTGGTTCTTTGACTGTCACTTCCCCGGCAATCCGATCATGCCCGGCTGCCTTGGGCTTGATGGCTTGTGGCAACTTACGGGCTTCAATCTGGGCTGGCGCGGCTGGCAGGGGCGCGGGTATGCGCTGGGTGTGGGCGAGGTCAAACTGACCGGCATGGTGCGTCCGGATCGCAAGATGCTGACCTACAAGATCGATTTCACCAAGGCGATCCAGACCCGGCGGTTGACCATGGGCGTTGCTGACGGGATTGTGGAAGCCGACGGAGAAGTGATCTATCAGGTCAAGGATATGAAAGTCGCCCTGTCGGAAAGCTGA
- a CDS encoding FKBP-type peptidyl-prolyl cis-trans isomerase codes for MTEVTSGATVRIHYTGTLEDGTVFDSSEGRDPLEFTVGSGMIIPGLDKALPGMAVGEKKQVTIAPEEAYGPRQEEALLEVPRGDIPAEIPLEVGLQLQMTGQQGQPVPVTVTEMTEESVTLDANHALAGQTLIFDFEVVSVA; via the coding sequence ATGACCGAAGTCACATCCGGCGCAACCGTGCGCATTCACTACACTGGCACGCTTGAAGACGGCACCGTATTCGACAGCTCCGAAGGTCGCGATCCGTTGGAATTCACGGTCGGGTCTGGCATGATTATTCCGGGCTTGGACAAGGCCCTGCCGGGTATGGCCGTTGGCGAGAAGAAGCAGGTCACCATCGCCCCGGAAGAAGCCTATGGCCCGCGTCAGGAAGAGGCGCTTCTGGAAGTGCCGCGCGGTGATATTCCGGCGGAAATTCCGCTTGAGGTCGGTTTGCAACTTCAAATGACCGGGCAACAGGGCCAACCGGTTCCGGTGACAGTGACTGAGATGACAGAGGAAAGCGTGACGCTGGACGCCAATCACGCGCTGGCCGGTCAAACGCTGATCTTCGACTTCGAGGTGGTCAGCGTTGCCTGA
- a CDS encoding endonuclease/exonuclease/phosphatase family protein, whose protein sequence is MTDFTIASFNVKNLIGPDQEYYEFQSYTPEEYAWKRDWMADQLMALDADIIGFQEIFEEDALRDVIGEANKRTAALNAATIPDKSKGYHRKAIFRKLAIRPWDMDHLAFAPNAADEGPGQRRPGVAILSRFGFSEPPQVIQDLPEPLTIPFTALRGLEGEAGHYTLRRLSRPVLRARIPIGDQVVTVFNCHLKSKLGEFIRPPGAGFAPEEDLTNYDPVGRALGAARAAMRRMAEAWVLRSFIVEELRQNNPVMVLGDFNDGEHAVSSEIISGEVPFKNYSWMLRHDAESDRDRYTKEESIQITREVEAVRLHSAEKLFVRKSLRDMVYTSAFAGVFESIDQIYLSRHFHPDNVQRIADMTYFSVLNDHITDGSHPEAPYNKLASDHGQIMAYLTMRGDEDQKRG, encoded by the coding sequence ATGACTGATTTCACCATCGCCTCGTTCAATGTGAAGAACCTGATCGGACCGGATCAGGAATATTACGAGTTTCAAAGCTACACGCCCGAGGAATACGCGTGGAAACGTGACTGGATGGCCGATCAGTTGATGGCGCTGGATGCCGACATCATCGGCTTTCAGGAAATATTCGAAGAAGATGCGCTGCGCGATGTAATTGGAGAGGCAAACAAGCGCACCGCAGCCCTGAACGCGGCGACCATACCGGACAAATCCAAGGGCTATCACCGCAAGGCAATTTTTCGCAAACTGGCGATCCGGCCCTGGGATATGGATCATTTGGCTTTCGCCCCAAACGCGGCAGACGAAGGTCCCGGCCAACGCAGACCGGGCGTGGCGATCCTGTCCCGCTTCGGATTTTCCGAACCCCCGCAAGTCATTCAGGATTTGCCAGAGCCTCTGACTATCCCGTTCACCGCCCTGCGGGGCTTGGAGGGCGAGGCGGGTCATTATACGCTTCGGCGTCTGTCTCGCCCTGTATTGCGCGCCCGCATTCCGATCGGCGATCAGGTTGTCACCGTTTTCAACTGCCACCTGAAATCGAAACTAGGCGAGTTTATCCGTCCGCCCGGCGCAGGTTTTGCCCCCGAAGAAGACCTGACCAATTATGACCCGGTTGGGCGCGCTTTGGGTGCCGCGCGCGCTGCCATGCGCCGCATGGCCGAGGCTTGGGTGCTACGCAGCTTCATCGTTGAGGAACTGCGCCAGAACAATCCGGTCATGGTTCTGGGCGATTTCAACGATGGCGAACACGCGGTCAGTTCGGAAATCATCTCGGGCGAGGTGCCGTTCAAGAACTATTCGTGGATGTTACGACACGATGCAGAATCCGACCGCGACCGTTATACAAAAGAAGAAAGCATTCAGATCACGCGAGAAGTCGAGGCTGTTCGCCTCCACTCTGCCGAAAAGCTGTTTGTGCGAAAATCCTTGCGTGATATGGTTTATACTTCGGCTTTTGCCGGGGTGTTTGAAAGCATCGACCAGATCTATCTCAGCCGCCACTTCCACCCCGACAATGTCCAACGCATCGCGGATATGACCTATTTCAGTGTGCTGAACGACCACATCACCGATGGTTCGCACCCAGAGGCACCATATAACAAGCTGGCGTCGGACCATGGGCAGATCATGGCCTATCTGACCATGCGCGGGGATGAGGATCAGAAGCGCGGATGA
- the pcaD gene encoding 3-oxoadipate enol-lactonase yields the protein MIIPDVNDLNLYVVESGSQDGPAVVFAHALGSDLTMWDAVVAKLPQSLRLIRMDMRGHGKSPCPDDPYPMGDLVGDAARCLDRLGVKDCVFVGLSIGGIIAQGLAAERLDLVRGLVISNTAAKIGTPAIWANRIKAVREGGIDAVIDANMQRWFSRATHRDHPEIVETARIRLRTTPLAGYLGCMAAVADTDLYESTARLRLPTLAIAGSEDGSIPADLVRETAGLIPGARFRLIRGAGHMPPVENPDEFARLLSEFLISIGHI from the coding sequence ATCATCATCCCTGATGTTAACGACCTGAACCTGTATGTCGTCGAAAGCGGGTCGCAGGATGGCCCTGCCGTGGTCTTTGCACATGCGCTCGGGTCAGATCTGACAATGTGGGACGCTGTGGTGGCGAAGCTGCCGCAAAGCCTTCGCCTGATCCGGATGGACATGCGCGGCCATGGCAAAAGCCCCTGCCCTGATGACCCTTATCCTATGGGCGATTTGGTGGGCGATGCCGCGCGCTGTCTGGATCGGTTGGGTGTGAAGGACTGCGTGTTTGTCGGCCTGTCCATTGGCGGTATTATCGCGCAAGGGCTGGCCGCTGAACGGTTGGACCTTGTGCGCGGTTTGGTAATTTCGAACACTGCCGCCAAGATCGGCACGCCCGCCATCTGGGCGAACCGGATCAAGGCAGTGCGCGAGGGTGGGATCGACGCCGTGATTGATGCCAACATGCAACGCTGGTTTTCCCGTGCGACCCATCGTGACCATCCCGAAATCGTAGAGACCGCCCGCATCCGACTGCGCACCACACCCCTTGCCGGGTATCTGGGCTGTATGGCAGCGGTTGCAGACACCGATCTTTACGAAAGCACCGCCCGGCTGCGCCTGCCCACACTGGCGATTGCCGGATCTGAAGACGGTTCGATCCCCGCCGATCTGGTGCGTGAAACGGCGGGTCTGATCCCCGGCGCCCGGTTTCGTCTGATCCGGGGGGCAGGTCACATGCCCCCGGTGGAAAACCCCGATGAGTTCGCCCGCCTGCTGTCCGAGTTCCTGATCAGCATTGGCCACATCTGA